The DNA region TACGAATAACCGGCCGCAGATTGCGACCGGTTCCGGGAGTTAAGGTGTTATGAAGTCCGGCAAGCCGATTGAAAGTTGTATCCTCACCGTTCGCGGCCAGAAGGTGGTCCTGGATGCAGATTTGGCGGAACTTTATTGCATTCAAACTCGCGTGCTGAACCAAGCTATTAAGCGCAATGCAGACCGGTTCCCGGAGGACTTTGTATTTCAGCTCACGGCAGAGGAAAAATCCAAGGTGATCACAGTTTGTGATCACCTCTCCAAACTCAAGTTCTCAAAAACATCGCCCTTTGCCTTCACCGAACATGGAGCCATCATGGCGGCGACCATTCTGAACAGCCCCGAAGCCGTAGCGATGAGCGTCTATGTAGTCCGGGCCTTCGTCCAGATGCGCCAACAGATCGCCG from Candidatus Hydrogenedentota bacterium includes:
- a CDS encoding ORF6N domain-containing protein, translating into MKSGKPIESCILTVRGQKVVLDADLAELYCIQTRVLNQAIKRNADRFPEDFVFQLTAEEKSKVITVCDHLSKLKFSKTSPFAFTEHGAIMAATILNSPEAVAMSVYVVRAFVQMRQQIAANAEILKRLAEIDKTLLKHDESLRLIWSHLKPLLIPPDPTPKRRIGFNRDKKA